In Terriglobales bacterium, the sequence CGCACACGTACTTTCAAGTTGTCGCGCGACCAGCATTTCGTGGAGAAACTGACCGACGTGGTGGGTTTGTATCTGAACCCGCCGGACAAGGCTCTGGTTTTATGTGTGGATGAAAAAAGTCAGATTCAGGCCCTGAACCGCACCCAACCGCGCCTGCCGATGAGGAAAGGCCGTTGTGGCACCCTGACGCATGATTACAAGCGCAACGGAACCACCACTCTGTTCGCGGCCCTGAACGTGCTGGAAGGCAAGGTGATTGGCGAATGCATGGCCCGGCATCGCCATCAGGAATTCCTGAAGTTCCTACGCCGCCTGGATCGCGAACTGCCCGCCCACCTCGACCTGCATCTGATTGTGGACAACTACGGGACCCACAAAAAGCCAGAGGTAAAAGCCTGGTTAGCCAAGCATCCTCGCTTCCATCTTCATTTCATTCCCACCAGTTCTTCTTGGCTGAATCTGGTGGAGCGCTGGTTCCGGGAGCTGACCGAAAAACGGCTTCGGCGCGGCAGCTTCTATAGCGTCCAGGATCTCGTAGATGCTATCGAGGACTACCTCGAACCCAACAACCGCCAACCCAAACCTTTCC encodes:
- a CDS encoding IS630 family transposase; its protein translation is RTRTFKLSRDQHFVEKLTDVVGLYLNPPDKALVLCVDEKSQIQALNRTQPRLPMRKGRCGTLTHDYKRNGTTTLFAALNVLEGKVIGECMARHRHQEFLKFLRRLDRELPAHLDLHLIVDNYGTHKKPEVKAWLAKHPRFHLHFIPTSSSWLNLVERWFRELTEKRLRRGSFYSVQDLVDAIEDYLEPNNRQPKPFLWTASIEKILEKISHCKAILETVH